From the Paenibacillus sp. FSL H8-0548 genome, one window contains:
- a CDS encoding F0F1 ATP synthase subunit epsilon — translation MSSILVEIVTPERKVYAETANMVSVTGAEGELGIYPNHIPLVTPLRIAPVIIKRDNKIDVIAVNGGFIEVRKDKIVILAESAELATDINIERAEAAKQRAQQRLNAKQDQTDFRRAELALQRAMNRLHTRQK, via the coding sequence ATGAGTTCTATTTTGGTAGAAATCGTAACACCTGAGCGTAAGGTGTATGCAGAGACAGCGAATATGGTAAGTGTGACAGGCGCCGAAGGTGAACTTGGTATTTATCCCAATCATATTCCGCTCGTAACACCGCTTCGTATCGCTCCTGTTATCATTAAACGCGATAATAAAATTGATGTTATTGCAGTAAATGGAGGCTTTATCGAAGTTCGCAAGGATAAGATTGTTATTCTTGCTGAGAGCGCAGAGCTTGCAACTGATATTAACATCGAGCGTGCTGAAGCCGCTAAGCAGCGTGCTCAGCAGCGTCTTAATGCAAAGCAAGACCAGACTGATTTCCGCCGTGCAGAGCTCGCTTTGCAGCGCGCGATGAATCGTCTGCATACTAGGCAAAAATAA
- the atpD gene encoding F0F1 ATP synthase subunit beta has product MKKGHVVSVMGPVVDLEFERGQLPQILNAVVIEQKGEAGGIDINLTLEVAVHLGDNKVRAVAMSTTDGLVRGMIAVDTGAPITIPVGAPTLGRVFNVLGQPIDEAGDVTSAINLPIHREAPAFDELSTQAEILETGIKVIDLLAPYSKGGKIGLFGGAGVGKTVTIQELINNIAQEHGGISVFAGVGERTREGNDLYHEMKDSGVLSKTAMVFGQMNEPPGARQRVALTGLTMAEYFRDVEGKDVLLFVDNIFRFTQAGSEVSALLGRMPSAVGYQPTLATEMGQLQERITSTKNGSVTSIQAIYVPADDYTDPAPATTFAHLDATTNLERKISEMGIFPAVDPLASSSRILSPAILGEEHYNVAQGVKKILQRYKELQDIIAILGMDELSEEDKLTVSRARKIQLFLSQPFHVAEPFTGIKGKYVPVAESVRSFKEILEGKHDDLPEESFRYVGVIEEAVEKAKTL; this is encoded by the coding sequence ATGAAAAAAGGACATGTTGTATCCGTCATGGGTCCGGTCGTAGACTTAGAGTTCGAACGCGGCCAATTGCCGCAAATTTTGAACGCAGTCGTTATCGAGCAAAAGGGCGAAGCAGGCGGCATTGACATTAACTTGACGCTTGAAGTAGCTGTTCATCTCGGTGACAATAAGGTACGTGCCGTAGCTATGAGCACGACAGACGGTCTTGTACGCGGTATGATCGCTGTAGATACAGGCGCACCAATTACTATTCCGGTTGGAGCTCCAACACTTGGCCGTGTATTTAACGTTCTAGGTCAACCAATCGATGAAGCTGGCGATGTAACATCGGCAATTAACCTTCCGATTCACCGCGAAGCACCTGCTTTTGATGAATTGTCCACGCAAGCGGAAATTCTTGAGACAGGCATTAAAGTAATCGATCTTCTCGCACCTTACTCAAAGGGTGGTAAAATCGGCCTCTTCGGCGGTGCGGGTGTAGGTAAAACGGTTACGATTCAAGAGCTTATTAATAACATCGCACAAGAACACGGCGGTATTTCCGTATTCGCAGGTGTTGGTGAGCGTACGCGTGAAGGTAATGACCTTTACCACGAGATGAAAGACTCGGGCGTACTAAGCAAAACAGCAATGGTATTCGGACAAATGAATGAGCCTCCAGGTGCACGTCAACGTGTTGCTTTGACAGGTCTTACAATGGCTGAATATTTCCGCGACGTAGAAGGCAAAGACGTTCTATTGTTCGTAGATAATATCTTCCGCTTCACGCAAGCAGGCTCCGAGGTTTCGGCCCTTCTAGGCCGTATGCCTTCCGCGGTAGGTTACCAGCCAACGCTGGCAACTGAAATGGGTCAATTGCAAGAGCGTATCACGTCTACGAAAAATGGTTCAGTTACTTCGATCCAAGCGATCTATGTACCTGCCGATGACTATACGGATCCGGCTCCTGCTACGACGTTTGCCCACTTGGATGCGACAACAAACTTGGAGCGTAAAATCTCCGAAATGGGTATCTTCCCTGCGGTAGATCCACTCGCATCTTCTTCTCGGATTCTTAGCCCTGCTATATTGGGCGAAGAGCATTACAATGTAGCTCAAGGCGTTAAGAAAATTCTTCAACGCTACAAAGAGCTTCAAGATATTATCGCAATTCTTGGTATGGATGAGTTAAGTGAAGAAGATAAATTGACCGTGTCTCGCGCACGTAAAATTCAACTTTTCCTATCTCAACCATTCCATGTTGCTGAGCCGTTTACAGGTATCAAAGGTAAATATGTACCTGTAGCAGAATCCGTTCGCAGCTTTAAAGAAATTCTCGAGGGCAAACATGACGACCTTCCGGAAGAATCCTTCCGATATGTTGGTGTGATTGAAGAAGCCGTGGAGAAAGCCAAAACGCTGTAA
- the atpG gene encoding ATP synthase F1 subunit gamma has translation MAKGMRDIKREIKSKQNTKQITKAMEMVAASRLRKAQEAAQAARPYAEKLKEVVASIAAGTKDVKHPMLETRPVKKTGYLVITSDRGLAGGYNANILRKVTQTIREKHKSTDDYVLFVIGRKGRDYFRRRNMPIVEEVTGLPDAPTFADIKSVAYSAVKMFSEGAYDELYLYYNEFVNAITQVPTELRLLPLEEVGDSASVVAYEYEPSPEGVLEVLLPKYAETLIYSAVLDGKASEFGARMTAMGSATKNATKIIGQLTLTYNRARQAAITQEISEIVAGANAQS, from the coding sequence ATGGCAAAAGGTATGCGCGATATTAAACGCGAAATCAAGAGTAAACAAAACACGAAGCAGATTACGAAAGCAATGGAGATGGTTGCCGCTTCCCGCCTCAGAAAAGCTCAGGAAGCCGCGCAAGCAGCACGTCCATATGCTGAGAAGCTGAAGGAAGTTGTAGCAAGCATCGCAGCCGGTACGAAGGATGTGAAGCACCCGATGCTGGAGACGCGTCCGGTGAAGAAAACGGGTTATCTCGTGATCACCTCCGATCGTGGACTAGCGGGCGGCTACAACGCGAATATTCTTCGTAAAGTAACACAAACGATTCGTGAAAAGCATAAATCAACCGATGATTACGTGTTGTTCGTAATCGGACGCAAGGGCCGCGATTATTTCCGCCGCCGCAATATGCCAATCGTTGAAGAAGTGACCGGCTTGCCGGATGCTCCAACGTTTGCTGATATTAAGTCAGTCGCATATTCAGCGGTTAAGATGTTCTCGGAAGGCGCTTATGATGAGCTTTACTTGTATTATAACGAGTTCGTAAATGCGATTACTCAAGTTCCGACGGAATTACGCTTATTGCCGCTTGAAGAAGTTGGCGATAGTGCTTCTGTTGTAGCGTACGAATACGAGCCATCTCCTGAGGGCGTACTTGAAGTGCTGCTGCCTAAATATGCGGAAACGCTCATATATAGCGCAGTCCTTGATGGTAAAGCAAGTGAGTTCGGGGCACGTATGACTGCCATGGGAAGCGCAACAAAAAATGCAACAAAAATTATCGGTCAATTGACGCTCACTTACAACAGAGCGCGTCAAGCAGCGATTACGCAGGAAATTTCTGAAATCGTTGCAGGGGCGAATGCCCAATCTTAA
- the atpA gene encoding F0F1 ATP synthase subunit alpha: protein MSIRPDEISTLIKQQIEQYKSEIQVVDVGTVINVGDGIARVHGLENAMQGELLEFSNGVVGMALNLEESNVGVVILGPYTDIREGDQVKRTGRIMEVPVGDELLGRVVNPLGQPLDGKGPINTTQFRAIESPAPGVIDRKSVHEPMQTGIKAIDAMVPVGRGQRELIIGDRQTGKTAIAIDAIINQKGNGVKCIYVAVGQKQSTVANVVETLRRHGALEYTIVVTAGASEPAPLLFLAPYAGCTMGEYFMYKGEHVLVIYDDLSKQAAAYRELSLLLRRPPGREAYPGDVFYLHSRLLERAAKLSDARGGGSMTALPFIETQASDVSAYIPTNVISITDGQIFLEADLFYSGQRPAVNVGISVSRVGGSAQIKAMKKVAGTLRLDLAAYRELQAFSQFGSDLDKSTLARLNRGARTMEILKQDVNQPMPVEKQVISIYSAVKGHLDEIPVDDILRFEKEFHAYLESNSPEIGQSIRDTKDITSDNEKALVDAINTFKKSFAVTA from the coding sequence TTGAGTATCAGACCTGATGAAATCAGCACGCTGATTAAACAACAGATCGAACAATATAAATCCGAAATTCAAGTCGTGGACGTCGGCACCGTAATCAATGTCGGTGACGGTATCGCCCGCGTACACGGTTTGGAAAATGCGATGCAGGGCGAATTGCTCGAATTCTCCAACGGTGTTGTCGGTATGGCTTTGAACCTTGAAGAAAGCAACGTTGGTGTCGTTATCCTTGGACCATACACGGATATTCGTGAAGGCGATCAAGTAAAACGTACAGGCCGCATTATGGAAGTGCCTGTCGGCGATGAGCTTCTTGGCCGCGTAGTAAACCCGCTTGGTCAGCCGCTTGACGGCAAAGGACCAATCAATACCACTCAATTCCGTGCGATTGAATCTCCAGCACCAGGCGTTATCGACCGTAAATCGGTTCATGAGCCTATGCAAACGGGAATTAAAGCAATCGATGCGATGGTTCCAGTAGGCCGCGGACAACGTGAGCTTATTATCGGTGACCGTCAAACGGGTAAAACAGCGATTGCTATTGATGCGATTATTAACCAAAAAGGCAATGGCGTTAAATGTATTTATGTTGCTGTTGGTCAAAAACAATCCACTGTTGCCAACGTAGTAGAAACACTTCGTCGTCACGGTGCGCTTGAATATACAATCGTGGTTACTGCTGGTGCTTCCGAGCCAGCGCCATTGCTATTCCTAGCTCCTTACGCGGGCTGCACAATGGGCGAGTATTTCATGTATAAAGGCGAGCATGTGCTCGTAATCTATGATGACTTGTCCAAACAAGCAGCAGCATACCGTGAGCTTTCACTCTTGCTTCGCCGTCCACCGGGTCGTGAAGCATACCCAGGTGACGTGTTCTACCTTCACTCCCGTTTGCTTGAGCGCGCTGCTAAACTGAGCGATGCTAGAGGCGGCGGTTCAATGACGGCTTTGCCATTCATTGAGACACAAGCATCTGACGTTTCGGCTTACATTCCTACGAATGTTATTTCGATCACAGATGGACAAATCTTCCTTGAAGCGGATCTATTCTACTCTGGTCAGCGTCCAGCGGTTAACGTTGGTATCTCTGTATCCCGTGTAGGTGGTTCAGCTCAAATTAAAGCGATGAAGAAGGTAGCTGGTACGCTTCGTCTAGATCTTGCGGCTTACCGTGAGCTTCAAGCGTTCTCGCAATTCGGTTCTGACCTTGATAAATCAACGCTTGCCCGTCTTAACCGCGGTGCTCGTACAATGGAAATCCTTAAACAAGACGTTAACCAGCCGATGCCGGTTGAGAAGCAAGTTATTTCAATCTACTCTGCTGTAAAAGGTCACTTGGATGAAATTCCAGTTGATGATATCCTTCGTTTCGAGAAAGAGTTTCATGCGTATTTGGAATCGAACAGCCCTGAAATCGGTCAATCGATTCGTGATACAAAGGACATTACTTCAGACAATGAGAAGGCTCTCGTTGATGCCATCAATACATTTAAGAAAAGCTTTGCTGTAACGGCGTAA
- a CDS encoding F0F1 ATP synthase subunit delta — protein MSRDTVVAKRYAKALFELAEKQQIVSGVEDQLKLIVQILEKDPEIESFLSLPSIDPASKIAVLKTAFGDQVSVLVLNTIEILITRGRQNVIADLYAAYTKVAGDSLGQAHATVYAAKALTDEELAAVAVQFGQVTGKTIIAQQVVEPSLLGGVQVRIGDRLYDGSLSGKLERLQKSFKI, from the coding sequence ATGAGCCGCGATACGGTCGTAGCGAAGCGCTACGCAAAAGCGTTGTTCGAGCTGGCTGAGAAGCAACAAATTGTGTCAGGAGTTGAGGATCAGCTCAAGCTGATCGTACAAATTCTTGAGAAGGATCCGGAAATAGAAAGTTTCCTTTCTCTTCCTAGCATTGATCCTGCAAGCAAGATTGCCGTTCTTAAAACAGCATTTGGCGATCAAGTGTCTGTTCTTGTTCTTAATACAATTGAAATTCTTATCACTCGTGGACGTCAAAATGTCATTGCTGATTTATATGCAGCCTATACAAAGGTAGCAGGAGATTCGCTCGGACAGGCACATGCGACCGTTTATGCCGCAAAAGCTTTGACGGATGAAGAGCTTGCTGCTGTAGCTGTACAGTTTGGACAAGTGACTGGAAAAACTATTATTGCACAGCAAGTGGTTGAGCCTAGCTTGCTCGGCGGCGTACAAGTACGCATCGGTGATCGTCTATATGACGGCAGCTTGTCAGGTAAGCTGGAACGTTTGCAAAAATCGTTTAAAATCTAA
- the atpF gene encoding F0F1 ATP synthase subunit B, giving the protein MDFVWTSTVITILAFLILYWGLNKLAFGPLFAVMEKRRQLILDQMNTADSTRKQAEQAMLEQKAALEQARKEAYAIIEQSRTTSSKQAEDIVQTAKSEATRLKDDALKDIESEKNKAIAALRTEVGGISVKIASKIMEKQVDEKSQEQLVGQYLKEVGNK; this is encoded by the coding sequence TTGGACTTTGTATGGACATCGACCGTGATAACGATCCTAGCATTTCTTATTTTATACTGGGGTTTGAATAAATTGGCGTTTGGACCGTTGTTTGCTGTGATGGAGAAGCGTAGACAGCTGATACTCGATCAAATGAACACAGCGGATTCGACCCGCAAGCAGGCTGAGCAAGCAATGTTAGAGCAGAAGGCAGCTCTAGAACAAGCTCGCAAAGAAGCTTATGCAATAATTGAGCAATCCAGAACAACGAGCTCGAAGCAAGCGGAAGATATCGTTCAAACAGCGAAATCGGAAGCAACCCGCCTGAAAGACGACGCGCTCAAAGATATCGAAAGCGAAAAGAACAAAGCAATTGCAGCACTTCGTACAGAGGTTGGCGGCATTTCCGTGAAAATCGCTTCGAAAATTATGGAGAAGCAAGTCGATGAGAAATCTCAGGAGCAGTTGGTTGGTCAATACCTGAAAGAAGTTGGAAACAAATGA
- the atpE gene encoding F0F1 ATP synthase subunit C — protein MEVLAAAIAVGLGAIGAGIGNGMIVSKTVEGIARQPEQKAALQTTMFIGAGIVEVVPIIGVVIGFLAFFS, from the coding sequence ATGGAAGTATTGGCAGCAGCTATTGCAGTAGGTTTGGGCGCGATCGGAGCAGGTATTGGTAACGGTATGATCGTAAGTAAAACAGTTGAAGGTATCGCTCGTCAGCCAGAACAAAAAGCGGCACTTCAAACAACAATGTTTATCGGCGCTGGTATCGTCGAAGTTGTACCTATTATCGGCGTAGTTATCGGTTTCCTAGCGTTCTTTAGCTAA
- the atpB gene encoding F0F1 ATP synthase subunit A, with protein MHAFPILEWSGMRFDLAAIIAILVSVIITLGVARLSVRNLSVDNPTKMQNFMEWAIDFMHSTIASSMPVQKVKHYLALGLTLIMFIFISNLLGLPLLITTDVHEAMPAIGITQEYLDSHHGAAHVAWWKSPTADLSVTSGLALIVFVLVHFLGLKLNKKHYLKHYFHPYPVFFPVNLIETVAKPVTLALRLFANIYAGEVLISTILMLGWVGIPFMVAWQGFSIFIGAIQAFLFTVLTMVYISQATVHDEEEAH; from the coding sequence ATGCATGCATTTCCCATATTAGAGTGGAGTGGGATGCGATTCGATCTTGCTGCGATTATTGCGATTCTCGTTTCTGTGATTATAACATTGGGTGTTGCTCGATTGTCTGTACGCAACTTATCGGTGGACAACCCCACTAAGATGCAGAACTTCATGGAATGGGCTATAGATTTCATGCATTCTACCATTGCAAGCTCAATGCCGGTCCAAAAAGTAAAGCATTACCTAGCTTTAGGGTTAACACTCATCATGTTCATCTTTATATCTAACCTGTTAGGTTTGCCTTTGCTTATTACTACGGACGTGCACGAGGCCATGCCTGCGATAGGCATTACGCAAGAGTATCTTGATTCACATCACGGTGCGGCTCACGTTGCATGGTGGAAATCACCAACAGCGGATTTGTCGGTAACATCGGGCTTAGCATTAATCGTATTCGTATTGGTTCATTTCCTTGGACTGAAACTGAACAAAAAGCATTATCTGAAACATTATTTCCATCCATATCCGGTTTTCTTTCCAGTCAACCTAATTGAAACAGTTGCAAAGCCGGTTACGCTTGCTCTTCGTCTATTTGCAAACATATATGCGGGCGAGGTTCTAATCAGCACCATACTGATGCTGGGTTGGGTTGGTATCCCGTTCATGGTTGCATGGCAAGGCTTTAGTATATTTATTGGTGCAATTCAAGCCTTCTTGTTTACGGTTCTTACGATGGTTTACATCTCACAGGCGACTGTACATGATGAAGAAGAAGCGCATTAA
- a CDS encoding ATP synthase subunit I → MDDKIMKTAVRVLVYMMVVCLIVWAFLPEWRTVSLGLLLGLAASSMNALLLKRRVSMIAQYATGESSKKRGLGFGNRIATVLLVAMIAYRYPETLNMPAALLGSMVMPFVILVVALIHNLKENNNGKG, encoded by the coding sequence ATGGACGATAAAATAATGAAGACAGCAGTGCGTGTGCTTGTCTACATGATGGTGGTCTGCTTGATCGTTTGGGCGTTCCTTCCAGAATGGCGCACGGTGTCTCTCGGTCTCCTTTTGGGGTTGGCGGCAAGTTCTATGAATGCGTTATTATTAAAGCGCAGAGTGAGCATGATCGCACAATATGCAACGGGAGAAAGCTCCAAGAAGCGAGGCCTTGGCTTTGGCAATCGAATTGCGACGGTTCTACTGGTAGCGATGATTGCTTATCGTTATCCAGAGACTCTAAATATGCCAGCCGCATTATTAGGCAGCATGGTCATGCCGTTTGTGATTTTAGTGGTGGCACTTATTCACAATTTGAAAGAAAATAATAACGGAAAGGGGTGA
- a CDS encoding AtpZ/AtpI family protein produces the protein MNKKDRRDNPLYAAGLVGALGVQVAICIFLGYWIGSSLGSRFGEEKGWMLGGILVGLAVGLISAILLVKKVMGEADGR, from the coding sequence ATGAATAAAAAGGACAGAAGAGACAATCCGCTTTATGCTGCCGGACTAGTGGGCGCACTTGGCGTGCAAGTCGCGATATGTATCTTTTTAGGCTATTGGATCGGATCTTCTCTAGGAAGCCGTTTTGGAGAAGAGAAGGGATGGATGCTAGGTGGCATCCTGGTCGGTCTGGCTGTCGGTCTGATCTCAGCCATTCTGCTTGTTAAGAAGGTTATGGGGGAAGCTGATGGACGATAA
- the wecB gene encoding UDP-N-acetylglucosamine 2-epimerase (non-hydrolyzing): MSKLKVMTIFGTRPEAVKMAPLVLELQKREDEIESIVCVTAQHRQMLDQVLDFFEIHPNYDLNVMKERQTLTETTVRVLEGLDPVLTQAKPDIVLVHGDTQTTFLASYAAFLKQIQVGHVEAGLRTWNKLSPYPEEMNRQLAGVLSDVHFAPTEWSAGNLRKENKSDSTIYVTGNTATDVFQYTVDESFSHPVIDWAKGKRMILMTAHRREALGEPHRNIFRAIKRIADEHEDVAIVYAVHPNPAVREPANEILGDHPRIRLIDPLDVFEFHNFYPHAYMIMTDSGGLQEEAPSFGVPTLVLRDTTERPEGIEAGTLELVGTDEETVYNRAHALLTDSQLYSRMSQAANPYGDGKASERIVDAILHHFGKRKERPDTFTQRS; the protein is encoded by the coding sequence TTGTCTAAACTAAAGGTAATGACTATTTTCGGTACGCGACCGGAGGCAGTCAAAATGGCACCGCTTGTACTTGAACTTCAGAAGCGTGAGGATGAGATCGAATCGATCGTTTGTGTAACGGCACAGCATCGTCAGATGCTGGATCAGGTTCTAGATTTTTTTGAAATACATCCCAACTACGATTTGAATGTTATGAAGGAGCGTCAGACGCTAACGGAGACAACGGTACGTGTTCTCGAAGGGCTTGATCCTGTGCTAACGCAAGCGAAGCCTGATATCGTGCTTGTACACGGCGATACGCAGACCACCTTTCTAGCTAGCTATGCAGCGTTCTTAAAGCAAATACAGGTAGGTCACGTGGAAGCGGGTCTTCGTACATGGAACAAGCTTTCGCCTTACCCAGAGGAAATGAATCGGCAGCTTGCCGGCGTACTCTCTGATGTGCATTTTGCACCGACAGAATGGTCGGCAGGCAATTTGCGTAAAGAGAATAAGTCGGATTCCACCATTTATGTGACTGGCAATACGGCTACTGACGTGTTTCAATACACGGTGGACGAATCGTTCTCACACCCAGTCATTGACTGGGCGAAAGGGAAACGGATGATTCTCATGACTGCCCATCGCAGGGAAGCTCTCGGCGAGCCGCATCGGAACATATTTCGGGCGATAAAACGAATTGCAGATGAGCATGAGGACGTAGCCATCGTGTACGCAGTACATCCTAATCCAGCTGTGAGAGAACCGGCAAATGAAATTTTGGGCGATCATCCTCGCATCCGCCTGATTGATCCGCTGGATGTATTCGAATTCCACAACTTCTATCCGCATGCTTACATGATTATGACAGACTCTGGCGGTTTGCAGGAAGAAGCTCCTTCATTTGGCGTTCCGACTTTAGTGCTTCGTGATACGACAGAGCGCCCGGAGGGAATAGAGGCTGGAACCCTTGAACTGGTCGGTACGGATGAAGAGACGGTATACAACCGCGCTCACGCTCTATTGACTGATTCACAGCTATACAGCCGAATGAGCCAAGCAGCAAATCCATATGGTGACGGCAAAGCGTCAGAACGTATTGTTGACGCTATTTTACATCATTTTGGCAAGCGGAAGGAACGTCCGGATACGTTCACACAACGTTCATAG
- the upp gene encoding uracil phosphoribosyltransferase translates to MSKLIICDHPLIQHKLTFIRNKETNTKDFRELVDEVATLMSYEITREIPLDTIKVQTPVAETDAKVVSGRMLGLVPILRAGLGMVDGILKLIPSAKVGHIGLARDHETLQPKEYYINLPTDAPNRLLIVIDPMLATGGSAIAAINSLKNHQCDQIKLMCLIAAPEGVKAVQEAHPDVDIYIAALDERLDEKGYIVPGLGDAGDRMFGTN, encoded by the coding sequence ATGAGCAAATTAATCATTTGCGACCATCCGTTAATTCAGCATAAGCTGACTTTTATTCGGAATAAAGAAACGAATACAAAAGATTTTCGGGAATTGGTTGATGAAGTCGCTACACTTATGTCTTACGAAATTACGAGAGAAATACCGCTTGATACGATTAAGGTACAAACGCCTGTCGCTGAGACGGATGCAAAAGTCGTCTCTGGAAGAATGCTCGGGCTTGTGCCTATTTTGCGCGCCGGTCTAGGTATGGTTGACGGTATATTGAAGCTGATCCCCTCTGCTAAGGTAGGCCACATTGGACTTGCCCGTGATCACGAGACGCTTCAACCGAAGGAATATTATATTAATTTGCCGACGGATGCTCCGAACCGGCTGCTCATTGTCATTGATCCTATGCTTGCAACTGGCGGATCAGCGATCGCTGCGATCAACTCATTGAAGAATCATCAATGCGATCAAATTAAATTAATGTGTCTAATTGCTGCGCCAGAAGGCGTGAAGGCTGTACAGGAAGCACATCCGGATGTTGATATTTATATTGCAGCGTTGGATGAGCGTTTGGACGAAAAAGGCTACATCGTGCCAGGCCTTGGCGATGCTGGAGACCGTATGTTTGGAACAAATTAA
- a CDS encoding oligopeptide/dipeptide ABC transporter ATP-binding protein, with the protein MSAPLIEINHLRKFFNLGGGQTLQAVNDITFSIQKGETVGVVGESGCGKSTAGRTIMRLYEPTSGGVTFDGQDIYKLQGSKLKALRRDMQMIFQDPYASLNPRMTVMDIIGEALDIHKLVSSKKERKHRVEGLLDVVGLNPDHATRYPHEFSGGQRQRIGIARALAVDPRFIIADEPISALDVSIQAQVVNLLQDLQRKLGLTYLFIAHDLSMVKHISDRVAVMYLGKIVELAESSELYDKPAHPYTRALLSAIPIPDPEVEANRERIVLTGDLPSPINPPTGCQFHTRCPIATNKCKVDEPALLEIRKGHFAACHYASV; encoded by the coding sequence ATGAGTGCTCCATTAATCGAAATCAATCATTTGCGCAAGTTTTTTAATTTAGGCGGCGGACAAACGCTCCAAGCTGTTAATGATATAACCTTCTCCATTCAAAAAGGTGAAACCGTTGGAGTAGTCGGTGAATCCGGCTGCGGCAAGTCAACTGCTGGGCGTACCATTATGCGTCTTTATGAGCCGACTAGCGGAGGGGTTACCTTCGACGGGCAAGATATTTATAAGCTGCAGGGCTCTAAGCTTAAGGCGCTGCGCCGTGATATGCAGATGATATTTCAAGATCCGTATGCATCGCTTAATCCGCGTATGACCGTTATGGATATCATAGGCGAAGCGCTGGATATTCATAAGCTGGTGTCCAGCAAGAAGGAACGTAAGCACCGTGTTGAAGGGCTGCTCGATGTTGTTGGCCTTAATCCCGATCACGCTACGCGTTATCCGCATGAGTTCTCAGGCGGTCAGCGGCAGCGTATTGGCATCGCACGCGCGCTTGCTGTAGATCCGCGCTTTATCATTGCGGACGAGCCGATCTCGGCGCTCGATGTGTCCATTCAAGCGCAGGTTGTGAACCTGCTGCAGGATTTGCAGCGCAAGTTAGGATTAACCTACTTGTTTATCGCGCATGACTTGTCGATGGTTAAGCATATCAGTGACCGAGTTGCGGTTATGTATCTGGGGAAAATCGTAGAGCTGGCAGAAAGCAGCGAGCTTTATGATAAGCCGGCGCATCCATATACTAGAGCGCTGCTGTCGGCAATTCCAATTCCGGACCCTGAAGTAGAGGCTAATCGTGAGCGAATTGTATTGACAGGGGATTTGCCTAGTCCCATTAATCCGCCAACCGGCTGTCAATTCCACACGCGCTGTCCCATTGCCACTAACAAGTGCAAGGTCGATGAACCAGCTCTGCTGGAGATAAGAAAAGGACATTTTGCCGCTTGTCATTATGCGTCTGTATAG